A window of Cyprinus carpio isolate SPL01 chromosome A6, ASM1834038v1, whole genome shotgun sequence genomic DNA:
GAAGGAACTTCCCCAGCAGAGCTTTTCACCGGAGCTGAGTCAGATCACATCCCTCTCTCATCGAGCAGCATGATCGAACAGAATGAGCGCATAGACTGGCTTGAAAATCAATGACATCACTCCGGCTGAATGTGAGGATATCAGCTGCTGTTATGATGCGGGGGGCTGTTACTATGCCAGGGCAGGTGAGCTTGAAAATCAATGATTATAccttttatatatacactttaggATCACGGTGCAACTATAATTGGCATTACCATAGTACTTTATTGTTAGTATTTTTAGACATTAATCATAATTTTACTGATAGTAATAGTAACagatataatagtataatatattattattattattattattattattattattattattattattattattattattattactattattattattattattattaatatatatatatatatatatttttttatatataagattcttatgctttaaaaacagcaatattgtgaaatattattacaatataaaatcaaagcttgctagtttatttttttagcagccaCTTCATCAATCTTCAGTATCAGttccacatgatcctttagaaatcattataactATGCTGATTtgttcaagtaacatttcttattgttctcaatgttgaaaaccgtttttgctgcttattattttgtgaaaactgtgatacactaccattcaaatgtttgcagtaagtacatttattaaaaaaaaaaaaaaacaatattactgttttatagtatttttcatcaaataaatgcagtccttgTGAACATAagcgatttctttcaaaaacagtaaagaatcttaattattccaaactattGTATTTTCATACTACTAGTGGGAGTGAAAATTCATTTGACATCTATGGCACTGTTTTAGgctatttttacataaatatcatttttattttatagaaaccatctacattgatttaattattgttatgaGTTGTGATCCATGGATTTTTCTGGTGATTACTATAGGTTTCCTCCAAATACCACCATAAAACTATGattaatatgcattaaatgtatgaaaaaatatattatttaagcaCTGTCACTGTATAATACCTCTGATTGCAATTGTGTGCAAAACATTacattgaaggttttttttttttcctgtgtttgttCCAGTTACTCTGCAGTGCACGAGAGATGGGCAGTTTGTATTGGTGGTTGCTCGAGATGCTACCATGCCACGCATCAGTTTAGATTCCATCCACATGCTGGAGAATGACCCCAGTGGCCGCTGCGCTTCTGTCGACAGCACTGCCAGCTTTGCCATCTATCAGTTTACTGTTAGCTCCTGTGGCACCAGAATGAAGGTGGGTATTAACCGTGGAAGAGCCTTCGAGCATGTTATTAATCATGGGGGAGAAAGAGCATGACATTGTTGCATCACTGTTTTAGTTTACCCTATGGTCACTATTATTTGTCCTCCATTATGTCCTTCAGGAAGAAAGCGGTTTTGTTATTTATGAGAACATGATGTCATCCGCATATGAAGTGGCCGTTGGACCTCGTGGATCAATTTCGAGGGACAGTTCTTATGAGTGAGGAGGCTCATCTGTTTTTATGCTGAAGTTTTTGGTTACAATCAGTGGAAGGTGGCCCAGTATTTCCTATCTGTGTCCTGAACTGAAGTTCCAGTGCAGGTATTCGGGATCAGCAGTTGAGGCTCTGGTGGTGGAGGTGAATACGGTTCCTCCTCCTCCCCCGGTCTCTCAGAACGGCCCGCTCCGAGTGGAGCTCAGGCTCGCCAGTGGACAGTGCTCTACTAAAGGATGCTCTGATGGTGAGCAGAATCCTGAAATGCAAATTTCACAGCAAAACCAATAAGAGTCATGTTTTGCACATGTGGCTAATCTagtaaactcatttaatttaattacatattttgcaAAGTCATCCTAAAATGTTCCTGTTCAAACAATACAAGGTCCCAAAAATCTAGAAATATTAAATTTGACTGTTCTCCAATAGCCAAAATGTTAAAGAAATTTGATAAAATATCAGGACACAGTACAAAAGTAACAGTAATGTCTAAatacactatcatttaaaagtaTGAGGTTAAgatttaaaatggtttataaaaaaaataaataagtcttatgctcaccaaggctgcattcatttaatcaaaaatacagtagaaacagtcatattgtgaaatattattacaattttaaataacatttgttttaatgtattaatgtaatttattcttgtaatggcaTCATTACttcggtcttcagtgtcacatgatctttcagaaatcattctaatatgctgatttggtgctcagaattgtttttattaatattattaataaggttttttttttttttttttttttaattaccttgAATACCACTAATATGGAATTCATTCATTACCAGGTCGATGATTATCACTGTACGATGTGATGCAATTGATTTAATTCAATATTCTCTGTGTATTTATACCAGAGGATATGTACACCTCATACTACTCGGAGGCAGACTACCCTGTTACTAAAGTGTTGAGAGAACCTGTGTATGTGGAGGTGCGGATTCTGGAGAGGACTGATCCAAACCTTATCCTGGTCCTAGACCACTGCTGGGCCACTTCTAATCCTGAGCCCACCAGTCTGCCTCAGTGGGACCTTTTGCTAAATGGGTAAACCTAAATTCTTTCATAGCAACTCCTCTTCCCCAATTTATCGAAATAAGTGTAAGGGAATGTGGGCATTTTGTTCAATTCCAAAATGACAGCCTCAAATTATGCAAATCACTGGTTTACTTGTTACTCTTCATAGCTGTCCATATAAGGATGACCATTACCTGACCACAATGCTTGCTGTTGAGCACTCAGGACTGCAGTACCCATCTCATTACAAACGTTTTGTTGTGAAGACGTTCTCTTTTGTAGATCAGTCCTCACTTGTGCCTCTGCAGGAAAGGGTATGTACTGTCTTGCCCACCACATTTCTCCTTCCCTCTCACTTATTTACCTCTGCCACGTCTTTACTAGATTTTTATTCACTGCACTACGTCTGTTTGCCATCCCTCCATCACTGAGTCATGTGAGCCCAGCTGTGGCAGCAGGACAAGTGAGTACACCTATAGATTCAAGATATTGTGgtgaattataataatagttattaatattgCTACTATTACTAattctattttgttgttgttgttcaaccaatatgcattcatatttataaatatgaagaaatgataatattattataaaaacacattttcaacaattacaatttaataataataataataataattattattattattataataataataataataataattattatttattaaataataataataataataataataaaaataatttattaaataataataataataataataataataataataataaatgtattaataattatcaattacaaaaatgtaacatttaataaatatgaataattatcaacattattaactgttaaattattaattgaaaaccattaaaatgtaatatttaataataataataatttattattattattattattattattattattattactttatttaaaaccccccttttttcttctttgtccTTTAGGAAGGTCCATTTCAGAAGACTTGAAGGATTCTGAGGAAACGGTTGTAGTTTCGAGTGGGGAGGTCATACTTGTATCCCATTTGCCAGATTGTGAGGCAAATCTAGCTGATAAGGAAGGTAAGAACTCTCTGTGTTTGTTAACATTCATATAGTTAATGACCCATGCAACTAGCTTTAACCTGGAAATGTTTGCCTCTTCTAGTCCCGCAGATATTGGATTATGGATTATGGGCAGCAGGAGCTCTCACTGTGTTAGGTGTCTCTGGGCTTGTGGTGGCTGTTTTAATACAGCCGGCCAAACCTCGCCCTCAGCCCGCTCCAGTGTGAcgttaataaaataacaaaaaaaggtgACACCTTGTGCGATCactggtttatttaaaaattgctGAGACCTTACAATAGGTAAGTGTTTGGCATTTCTAATATATACAATGACAAATCTACAAccatgtatcaaaatatatttgaggaaaaaaatgccTTCAGGTGCCTTATGCAGTGATGTTTCCCTTCTCTTCTTCTGCTGTTTGGCTCATTGCCTATCTTTCCATCGACATTTTAAAAACTCTTCAGATGGGACAACATGCATTGGAATATTAATGcaagttttaatttctaattttaaatttcGTTTTTTCTAACTGAAGATGTTTTCAGAATTAATACTGTGTAGCCCACCTACTATAAATATTATcttactatatattataatatatatatataatgatatattatatagattaatCGATTGTATATGTCTGTAGTTGTACTGGTAGTGTAtgctatgtatgtgtgtgtgtgtgtacttattcATGTATGTATGTNNNNNNNNNNNNNNNNNNNNNNNNNNNNNNNNNNNNNNNNNNNNNNNNNNNNNNNNNNNNNNNNNNNNNNNNNNNNNNNNNNNNNNNNNNNNNNNNNNNNNNNNNNNNNNNNNNNgcatgtgtgtgtgtgtgtgtgtatatgtatgtgtgtgtgtgtgtgtgtatatgtatgtatgtgtgtgtgtgtgtatatgtatgtgtgtgtgtgtgtgtgtatatatatgtgtgtgtgtgtatatatatatatgtNNNNNNNNNNNNNNNNNNNNNNNNNNNNNNNNNNNNNNNNNNNNNNNNNNNNNNNNNNNNNNNNNNNNNNNNNNNNNNNNNNNNNNNNNNNNNNNNNNNNNNNNNNNNNNNNNNNNNNNNNNNNNNNNNNNNNNNNNNNNNNNNNNNNNNNNNNNNNNNNNNNNNNNNNNNNNNNNNNNNNNNNNNNNNNNNNNNNNNNNNNNNNNNNNNNNNNNNNNNNNNNNNNNNNNNNNNNNNNNNNNNNNNNNNNNNNNNNNNNNNNNNNNNNgtatgtgtgtgtgtgtgtgtatatatatatgtatgtatgtatgtatgtgtgtgtgtgtgtatatgtatgtatgtgtgtgtgtgtgtatatatatgtatgtatgtgtgtgtgtgtatatatatgtgtgtgtgtgtgtgtatatatatatatgtgtgtgtgtgtatatatatatatgtgtgtgtgtgtatgNNNNNNNNNNNNNNNNNNNNNNNNNNNNNNNNNNNNNNNNNNNNNNNNNNNNNNNNNNNNNNNNNNNNNNNNNNNNNNNNNNNNNNNNNNNNNNNNNNNNNNNNNNNNNNNNNNNNNNNNNNNNNNNNNNNNNNNNNNNNNNNNNNNNNNNNNNNNNNNNNNNNNNNNNNNNNNNNNNNNNNNNNNNNNNNNNNNNNNNNNNNNNNNNNNNNNNNNNNNNNNNNNNNNNNNNNNNNNNNNNNNNNNNNNNNNNNNNNNNNNNNNNNNNNNNNNNNNNNNNNNNNNNNNNNNNNNNNNNNNNNNNNNNNNNNNNNNNNNNNNNNNNNNNNNNNNNNNNNNNNNNNNNNNNNNNNNNNNNNNNNNNNNNNNNNNNNNNNNNNNNNNNNNNNNNNNNNNNNNNNNNNNNNNNNNNNNNNNNNNNNNNNNNNNNNNNNNNNNNNNNNNNNNNNNNNNNNNNNNNNNNNNNNNNNNNNNNNNNNNNNNNNNNNNNNNNNNNNNNNNNNNNNNNNNNNNNNNNNNNNNNNNNNNNNNNNNNNNNNNNNNNNNNNNNNNNNNNNNNNNNNNNNNNNNNNNNNNNNNNNNNNNNNNNNNNNNNNNNNNNNNNNNNNNNNNNNNNNNNNNNNNNNNNNNNNNNNNNNNNNNNNNNNNNNNNNNNNNNNNNNNNNNNNNNNNNNNNNNNNNNNNNNNNNNNNNNNNNNNNNNNNNNNNNNNNNNNNNNNNNNNNNNNNNNNNNNNNNNNNNNNNNNNNNNNNNNNNNNNNNNNNNNNNNNNNNNNNNNNNNNNNNNNNNNNNNNNNNNNNNNNNNNNNNNNNNNNNNNNNNNNNNNNNNNNNNNNNNNNNNNNNNNNNNNNNNNNNNNNNNNNNNNNNNNNNNNNNNNNNNNNNNNNNNNNNNNNNNNNNNNNNNNNNNNNNNNNNNNNNNNNNNNNNNNNNNNNNNNNNNNNNNNNNNNNNNNNNNNNNNNNNNNNNNNNNNNNNNNNNNNNNNNNNNNNNNNNNNNNNNNNNNNNNNNNNNNNNNNNNNNNNNNNNNNNNNNNNNNNNNNNNNNNNNNNNNNNNNNNNNNNNNNNNNNNNNNNNNNNNNNNNNNNNNNNNNNNNNNNNNNNNNNNNNNNNNNNNNNNNNNNGATAAAATGAaggtctgaatatatataaatgaaagtctgaatatat
This region includes:
- the zp2l2 gene encoding LOW QUALITY PROTEIN: zona pellucida glycoprotein 2, like 2 (The sequence of the model RefSeq protein was modified relative to this genomic sequence to represent the inferred CDS: substituted 2 bases at 2 genomic stop codons), which codes for MLVIAALIAFTLSVYLSNAQDPQFPWQLPQSQAGGLSFSPVLKELPQQSFSPELSQITSLSHRAAXSNRMSAXTGLKINDITPAECEDISCCYDAGGCYYARAVTLQCTRDGQFVLVVARDATMPRISLDSIHMLENDPSGRCASVDSTASFAIYQFTVSSCGTRMKEESGFVIYENMMSSAYEVAVGPRGSISRDSSYELKFQCRYSGSAVEALVVEVNTVPPPPPVSQNGPLRVELRLASGQCSTKGCSDEDMYTSYYSEADYPVTKVLREPVYVEVRILERTDPNLILVLDHCWATSNPEPTSLPQWDLLLNGCPYKDDHYLTTMLAVEHSGLQYPSHYKRFVVKTFSFVDQSSLVPLQERIFIHCTTSVCHPSITESCEPSCGSRTRRSISEDLKDSEETVVVSSGEVILVSHLPDCEANLADKEVPQILDYGLWAAGALTVLGVSGLVVAVLIQPAKPRPQPAPV